The Actinopolyspora erythraea genome has a segment encoding these proteins:
- a CDS encoding TIGR01777 family oxidoreductase has product MRVVIAGSSGLLGSHLVPALRHARHEVIRLVRRDSQAPDERGWDPEAGVIEEGALDGADAVINLCGAPLGGRRWSAERKRELLRSRTRPTALLAEAIGERGVPTLINASGVDFYGDTGGRVITEAAGPGSGFLADLCQRWEAAAEAAAPARVVRLRTGPVLAPSGGLLGQLRPLFSFMLGGRLGDGTQYMPWISLDDEISAIRFVLENQRISGPVNMTGPEPVSNAEFTRALGEALGRPAPWVIPGFAMRAVLGEFAQEVALTGQRAVPAVLEEHGFTFQHPTVRSALGAAVSA; this is encoded by the coding sequence ATGCGTGTGGTAATCGCCGGATCCTCCGGCCTGCTCGGAAGCCATCTCGTGCCCGCGCTCCGGCACGCCCGCCACGAGGTGATACGTCTGGTGCGGCGCGACTCGCAGGCCCCCGACGAACGTGGTTGGGACCCCGAGGCCGGTGTGATCGAGGAGGGCGCCCTGGACGGCGCCGACGCCGTGATCAACCTGTGCGGTGCTCCGCTCGGGGGCAGGAGGTGGAGCGCCGAGCGCAAGCGGGAGCTGCTCCGGTCCCGGACCCGGCCGACCGCCTTGCTGGCCGAGGCGATCGGGGAACGCGGCGTTCCGACGCTGATCAACGCCTCCGGCGTGGACTTCTACGGTGACACGGGCGGCAGGGTGATCACCGAGGCGGCGGGCCCGGGCAGCGGTTTTCTCGCCGACCTGTGCCAGCGCTGGGAAGCCGCCGCCGAGGCAGCGGCCCCCGCACGTGTGGTGCGGCTGCGCACCGGACCCGTGCTGGCGCCGTCCGGAGGGCTGCTCGGTCAGCTCAGGCCGCTGTTCTCGTTCATGCTCGGGGGCAGGCTCGGCGACGGTACCCAGTACATGCCCTGGATCTCGTTGGACGACGAGATATCCGCCATCAGGTTCGTGCTGGAGAACCAGCGGATCTCGGGACCGGTCAACATGACCGGCCCCGAGCCGGTGAGCAACGCGGAGTTCACCAGGGCGCTGGGCGAGGCGCTCGGCCGCCCGGCACCGTGGGTCATCCCCGGGTTCGCGATGCGGGCGGTGCTCGGCGAGTTCGCGCAGGAGGTCGCGCTGACCGGGCAGCGGGCGGTGCCCGCGGTACTGGAGGAGCACGGTTTCACCTTCCAGCACCCGACGGTGCGTTCCGCGCTCGGAGCGGCGGTCTCGGCCTGA